In the genome of Chitinivibrionales bacterium, the window GCCTAATGCCTCATATATCCCCAAAACATGTATTTGCCAGTAATGTCTACAAAGAAGAATTTGCAAAATGGAAAGAGCGCCTGGGAGTTGATGATCTTTCATTCCGCAGCTTTTTGCCTCATATAAATCTTCCGACAAAATTAAAGCAATTAGGGTACAAAACTATTGGGCGAGTCAGCATGCCGGTGCTTAATCAGTATACCACAATGAGCACGGGATTTGACGATTACAAGCTTATGGATAACCATTTTGATTTTAAAGGAATGGTTGACGACGTGTCTTTTGAAGGAAACCAGCCTAAATTCTATTTTTTCAATGTTGGTGAGACACATTATCCTTATATGCTTGATGATCTTCCACATATCAGCGGTGTGCATGGTGTTTTTAAAAAAATGGATGCAGATCCTGTGGGCGTTTCGGATGATGCTTTTTTTGAAATGGAGCAAATGAAACGGCTGCACAATCAGCAGGTCAAATGCGTTGAATATCTTGATGAAATAATTGGTGAGCTTTTCAAAAAGTGCCCGGCAAATACATATTTCATTATTACTGCAGATCACGGGGAGCTATTCGGAGAGGATGGCTATTTCGGCCATGGTCCTGTCTTTCATGAGAAGGTATTTGAGGTGCCATTTATTGAAGGTCAACTTCCGAAAATATAATAAATAATCGAATTTATTACAGATGATTTATAGGGAGGAAATGCATGGAATTCAAGCTAAATATTGATGAAGAAATTTATGAAAAATTAAAGGAAAGGGCTGAAAAGCTTGGTTTCAACAGCATCGAGAAATACATTGTTCATATAATTCTTGAAAAGTTGAATCCGGATGAAAATGATGAAGAGAAAATTGCAAAAAAGCTTGAAGAGCTTGGTTACATGTAATCTAATTGTCAGCCTGAAAGCTCGCTGCTCTACTATTCCACAACATTTTTCAGTATCAATATATGAATAGAACGATTATTATTGGTCTTGACGGCATTCCTTATTCTCTTTTAAAAAAGTACATCTCAAATGGTATTATGCCGGAAACGGGCAAGGTCCTTTCCGGAGGGAAGCTTTATGAGATAACTTCGACACTTCCTGAAATTTCATCGGTCTCATGGGCAACGATAATTACCGGAAAAAATCCTTCAGAGCATGGGGTTTACGGTTTCACGGCACTTGCACCACAAAGCTATGTGCTCAGGTTTCCTAATTTCGATTCTCTTAAAAAACCGGCATTCTGGCTTAAGGATGATTACACTCCGGATGAATCGAAGAAATACGCAATAATTAATACGCCGTTTACGTTTCCTGCCAAACCGATCAATGGAATCCATATTGCCGGATTTGTGGCCCTCGATCTAGAAAAAGCGATATATCCAACAAAACTTTATGCGCAGCTTGCAGAGATAGGATATAAGATCGATGTCGATTCTTCTAAAGCCCATCAATCAATTGAGCTTTTTTTAAAAGACCTCGATGGAACGCTCGACAAACGCATATCTGCTGCCAAAATGATCTGGGAGCGGGAGGCATGGGATGTTTTCATGCTTGTTTTCACGGGAACCGACCGACTGTCACACTTCCTGTTTCAGGCAGCTCTTGATGAAAATCATCCCTTCCATGAAAAAGTTATCGATCATTTCAGAAAAATCGATGCATATATTGGTGAATTATGTGCTCAATGCGACTCTTCAGATACGATTGCATTCATGTCCGACCATGGTTTTGAGGTCCAGGAGTATGAAGCATTTGTCAACTTTTATCTCAAAGAATGGGGCTATTTAAAATTAAAAAACGATCCTCCGCGGAGTTATAATGATATCGATGAAGGTACAATTGCTTTTGCTATGGATCCTGGGCGCATTTATCTGAACTACAAAGACAGGTATCCACGGGGAAGAGTTGATGAAAGTCATGCAGATAAAATAGTAAAAGAATTGTCGGATCGATTTATGCATTGTATAATTGAAGATCGTCCTGT includes:
- a CDS encoding sulfatase-like hydrolase/transferase, which codes for MKNLFFVIFDSCRFDTYKRAKTPYINNIGAAECRYSYASWTSPSHYVYLMGLMPHISPKHVFASNVYKEEFAKWKERLGVDDLSFRSFLPHINLPTKLKQLGYKTIGRVSMPVLNQYTTMSTGFDDYKLMDNHFDFKGMVDDVSFEGNQPKFYFFNVGETHYPYMLDDLPHISGVHGVFKKMDADPVGVSDDAFFEMEQMKRLHNQQVKCVEYLDEIIGELFKKCPANTYFIITADHGELFGEDGYFGHGPVFHEKVFEVPFIEGQLPKI